One window of the Chryseobacterium camelliae genome contains the following:
- a CDS encoding Rossmann-like and DUF2520 domain-containing protein, with translation MQIVIIGSGNVAFHLAKAFMMNKVPVAQIVGRNEQELKSISSALNIPYSTGRPEKADLYLICVSDNAVEDVSGLISEEDCLVAHTSGSLPKETLKGEYRKASFYPLQTFSKAKELKYSEIPFFIEADHAEDQTLLLQLASRISGHVMESTYEKRKYIHLTAVFACNFVNHLFSRAKEISDSQEIPFDYFLPLIDETVQKIHLVAPKEAQTGPAVRNDKRILELHEQLLHGESLEIYKTMNHSIQNMYEL, from the coding sequence ATGCAAATTGTAATCATCGGATCCGGAAATGTTGCTTTTCACCTTGCGAAAGCATTCATGATGAATAAGGTCCCCGTAGCACAGATTGTCGGAAGAAATGAACAGGAATTAAAAAGTATTTCCTCAGCACTGAATATTCCTTACTCAACAGGACGCCCGGAAAAAGCAGACCTGTACCTCATCTGTGTGAGCGATAATGCTGTAGAGGACGTCTCGGGCCTGATCAGTGAAGAAGACTGCCTGGTTGCCCATACTTCCGGTTCGCTCCCGAAAGAAACCCTTAAAGGGGAGTACCGTAAAGCAAGCTTTTATCCTTTGCAGACGTTTTCAAAGGCCAAGGAACTGAAGTATTCCGAAATCCCGTTCTTCATCGAAGCAGACCATGCAGAAGACCAGACCCTATTGTTACAACTGGCTTCCCGTATTTCCGGGCATGTGATGGAAAGTACTTATGAAAAGAGAAAATACATCCATCTGACGGCTGTTTTTGCATGCAATTTTGTAAACCACCTTTTTTCCAGGGCCAAGGAAATTTCAGATTCTCAGGAGATCCCGTTTGATTACTTCCTTCCGCTGATCGATGAAACTGTGCAGAAAATTCATTTGGTAGCCCCGAAAGAGGCACAGACAGGCCCCGCAGTACGCAACGATAAGAGAATTCTGGAACTTCATGAGCAACTGCTTCATGGTGAAAGCCTGGAAATCTATAAAACAATGAATCATTCTATTCAGAACATGTATGAGCTATAA
- a CDS encoding RNA polymerase sigma factor, translating to MKSKDAEIISMMQNPRTQEKGVRALMDAYQSRLYWHIRRIIVDADLAQDTLQETFIKAYQNFHQFKNDSQLYTWLYRIATNEALQQINKLKKMQKTDEDPDYYMQNLVADNAGGDAEEIQILLQNAIQSLPEKQKLVFTMRYYDDLPYEEISKIVDMSVGTLKTNYHYAKQKIEEYIKENYDR from the coding sequence ATGAAGAGTAAGGACGCGGAGATTATTTCAATGATGCAGAATCCCCGGACGCAGGAAAAAGGCGTCCGCGCACTCATGGATGCTTATCAGAGTAGATTGTACTGGCATATAAGAAGGATTATTGTGGACGCGGACCTTGCTCAGGATACTTTGCAGGAAACATTTATAAAAGCTTATCAGAACTTTCATCAGTTTAAAAACGATAGCCAGCTGTATACCTGGCTGTACAGGATTGCTACCAATGAAGCCCTCCAGCAGATCAACAAACTGAAGAAGATGCAGAAGACGGATGAAGATCCGGATTATTATATGCAGAACCTCGTTGCAGACAATGCAGGAGGCGATGCAGAGGAAATACAGATATTATTGCAGAATGCCATACAAAGCCTGCCTGAAAAGCAGAAACTGGTATTTACCATGCGGTATTATGATGATCTGCCGTACGAAGAAATATCCAAGATAGTGGATATGTCCGTAGGCACGCTTAAAACCAATTATCATTATGCCAAACAGAAGATAGAGGAATATATAAAAGAAAATTACGACAGATAA